One genomic window of Salvia miltiorrhiza cultivar Shanhuang (shh) chromosome 4, IMPLAD_Smil_shh, whole genome shotgun sequence includes the following:
- the LOC131020299 gene encoding dof zinc finger protein DOF5.4, with product MPENWVVLNLEQVKSSRMQDMHGIGEGSGGGGRFISVGDRRLRPLNHQVVKCPRCDSLNTKFCYYNNYNLSQPRHFCKSCRRYWTKGGVLRNVPVGGGCRKTKRSKPKANASSAAEDDAPPGETKSSAQSSSSESSSLTTAAAAAATAPPTSAEEGSVPIYTTSDSAVMYNFADASFSNVNPLANPSLDHQPAFVNDRPSMAGQIFSAEGGSFTGLMTSSEELMMGLDIATTSYGQEEPAAEKASVGVGKADDLKMEDISNAAALGWGSGGDDGDQGLFDLTAGVDPAYWSQSDWTDNDQSLNYLP from the coding sequence ATGCCGGAAAATTGGGTAGTGCTGAACCTAGAGCAGGTCAAATCGTCGAGAATGCAAGATATGCATGGCATTGGAGAAGGAAGCGGCGGCGGAGGGAGGTTTATAAGCGTCGGAGATAGGCGTCTGCGGCCGCTCAACCACCAGGTGGTCAAGTGCCCGCGCTGCGACTCGCTCAACACCAAGTTTTGCTACTACAACAACTACAACCTCTCGCAGCCGCGCCACTTCTGCAAGAGCTGCCGCCGCTACTGGACCAAAGGCGGCGTCCTCCGCAACGTCCCCGTCGGCGGCGGCTGCCGCAAAACCAAGCGCTCCAAGCCTAAGGCCAATGCCTCCTCCGCCGCCGAGGACGACGCGCCGCCGGGAGAGACCAAGTCCAGCGCGCAGAGCTCCAGCAGCGAGAGCTCCAGCCTAACcaccgcggcggcggcggcggcaactGCTCCTCCGACGTCGGCGGAGGAAGGCTCGGTGCCGATCTACACGACGTCGGATTCCGCCGTGATGTACAATTTCGCCGACGCTAGTTTCTCCAACGTGAATCCCCTCGCAAACCCTAGCCTCGATCACCAGCCGGCGTTCGTTAATGATCGTCCGTCGATGGCAGGGCAGATCTTCTCGGCCGAAGGAGGGAGCTTCACGGGGCTGATGACGTCATCGGAGGAATTGATGATGGGGCTCGACATCGCGACGACGTCGTACGGGCAGGAGGAGCCGGCGGCGGAGAAGGCGAGCGTGGGCGTGGGGAAGGCGGATGATTTGAAGATGGAAGATATTAGCAACGCGGCGGCGCTGGGCTGGGGAAGCGGCGGCGACGACGGAGATCAAGGGCTGTTTGATCTAACGGCTGGCGTGGATCCTGCTTACTGGAGTCAATCCGACTGGACTGACAATGACCAATCCCTAAATTATCTTCCCTAG
- the LOC131023567 gene encoding uncharacterized protein LOC131023567 codes for MGDLALGEAYSGTSFSGESMDRIFWQCSKVRPLWHKFLDWFQQAHMLDASDIHSFFVYAWNQKMSPQIVCFWKAGIITLIWSLWSQRNRCIFEDESFAPMRFLQVVKVSFLDMENNFTKLGSMHNSCDDLLVVKNIGVRPRAYPSPEFINVYWWPPVNNWIKVNTDGSALGAPGKIGAGGVFRDKFSWVRGCFHVKGGIGFAFEAELLAVITAIQIAHARHWRQLWIESDSTYIVHLRHERSTSVPWRFAAIWKRILLLLKDFQIQISHIYREGNKVADILAADERHEGWWPHEIELYSDRRLAGSLCLDGDRGSSGGAALMSCAAALVSGVAFGMVVACWADRAIGDFTEF; via the exons ATGGGGGACTTGGCTTTAGGAGAAGCATATTCCGGTACGTCGTTCTCTG GGGAGTCCATGGATCGTATTTTTTGGCAGTGCTCGAAGGTGCGCCCTCTTTGGCACAAGTTTTTGGATTGGTTTCAGCAGGCTCATATGTTGGATGCTTCGGACATTCACAGTTTCTTTGTTTACGCTTGGAATCAGAAGATGAGTCCTCAGATTGTTTGCTTCTGGAAAGCAGGAATCATTACTTTGATTTGGAGTTTGTGGAGTCAACGGAACAGATGCATTTTTGAGGATGAGAGCTTTGCCCCTATGCGTTTCCTGCAGGTGGTCAAGGTATCTTTTTTGGATATGGAGAATAATTTCACTAAATTAGGTTCAATGCATAATTCTTGTGATGATCTTTTGGTGGTTAAAAATATTGGGGTCAGACCGCGGGCGTATCCTTCGCCGGAGTTTATCAATGTTTATTGGTGGCCTCCCGTCAATAATTGGATTAAGGTTAATACCGACGGCTCGGCGCTTGGTGCTCCTGGCAAGATCGGTGCTGGAGGTGTCTTCAGAGATAAGTTCAGTTGGGTCAGGGGTTGCTTTCATGTGAAAGGAGGCATCGGTTTTGCGTTTGAAGCTGAACTTCTTGCTGTGATTACAGCAATTCAGATTGCTCATGCAAGACACTGGCGTCAACTTTGGATTGAGTCTGACTCAACCTATATCGTGCATCTCCGGCATGAGAGATCAACCTCGGTTCCGTGGCGCTTTGCGGCTATTTGGAAAAGGATTCTTTTGCTCCTAAaggattttcaaattcaaatttctcaTATCTATCGCGAGGGGAATAAAGTGGCTGATATTTTAGCCGCAGATGAGCGACATGAGGGCTGGTGGCCTCATGAGATTGAG TTATATTCGGATCGCAGGTTAGCTGGAAGTTTATGTTTGGATGGCGATCGTGGGAGTTCTGGAGGGGCTGCATTGATGAGCTGCGCTGCGGCTTTGGTTTCTGGAGTTGCTTTTGGCATGGTCGTTGCTTGTTGGGCAGATCGCGCAATCGGAGATTTCACAGAGTTTTAG